In Populus trichocarpa isolate Nisqually-1 chromosome 7, P.trichocarpa_v4.1, whole genome shotgun sequence, the following proteins share a genomic window:
- the LOC18100967 gene encoding uncharacterized protein LOC18100967, with protein sequence MADHVSDTSPLIPPSPITEPSEIDLEAGPGEQIQCRICLETDGRDFIAPCKCKGTVKYVHRECLDQWRAVKEGFAFAHCTTCKAPYHLRVHVATDRKWRTLKFRFFVTRDIAFIFLAVQLVIASLAYLVYLIDTYQKSWLRLAWGFDSELSFYYICGALLFFALLGLSGCFITCYDRRVRNDLAQPCRELCLCCCQPGVCADCHLPGTLCIWTDCTTCFESCASTAGECGCLGGAGEAGLPLLFIMALIVLGLFTVIGIFYSVLVATMVGQ encoded by the exons ATGGCTGATCATGTATCAGACACTTCACCTTTAATCCCCCCGTCTCCGATCACCGAACCCAGCGAGATCGACCTTGAAGCCGGTCCCGGCGAGCAAATTCAGTGCCGTATTTGCCTCGAAACTGACG GTAGGGATTTTATTGCACCTTGCAAATGCAAAGGAACGGTTAAGTATGTACATCGTGAATGCCTGGATCAGTGGCGAGCAGTGAAG gaaGGGTTTGCATTTGCTCATTGCACAACCTGCAAGGCTCCTTACCATTTGAGAGTTCACGTTGCTACTGATAGGAAATGGCGAACTCTGAAATTTCGATTCTTTGTGACCAGAGACATTGCGTTTATATTTCTGGCTGTTCAGCTT GTAATTGCTTCACTAGCATATTTGGTGTACCTAATTGACACTTATCAAAAGTCTTGGCTTCGTCTCGCATGGGGCTTTGATAGTGAGCTTAGTTTCTACTACATATGTG GAGCACTATTATTCTTTGCTTTACTGGGGCTATCCGGGTGCTTCATAACTTGCTATGATCGAAGAGTACGCAATGATTTGGCTCAGCCTTGTCGGGAGTTATGTCTTTGTTGCTGCCAGCCTGG AGTGTGTGCAGATTGTCATTTACCTGGCACTCTTTGTATCTGGACAGACTGTACTACATGCTTTGAAAGCTGTGCAAGCACAGCTGGTGAATGTGGTTGCTTAGGAGGTGCCGGTGAAGCAGGGTTACCACTATTGTTTATAATGGCTTTGATAGTGCTTGGACTATTTACTGTGATTGGCATATTCTACAGCGTGTTGGTGGCCACAATGGTTGGACAATGA